One Halobaculum marinum genomic window carries:
- a CDS encoding serine hydrolase domain-containing protein yields the protein MLVLVAVLVSTPAIATGATQPVHSIDRAAEVQSSDVSDRAELERWLDETMADQLERHRVPGASVVVVKDEEVLLSKGYGYADLESGRQVDANETVFSIGSTGKLVTWTAVMQGIEDGRLERDSDVNDYLTDSAVSVPDTYSEPITLAYLGTHSAGFEDSLDGMIVDDPVEIRPIEEILVEHRPARVRPPDEFVAYSNYGTALAGHVLAEQSDTTFVEYVDERILTPLEMDDTTYAQPLPANLESRRAIGYTYQDGDYQAHQPLVWTLPPEGGSFQTTGADMSRFMLAHLNEGSYDSARILEAESVEEMHGRQFTKSQIDPELNGMGYGFIEMDQNGERIVGHWGDMPRFKSLLALFPDRDVGLFVVYNAPGDGPGRFELLDEFTDRYYPNSDEPVVDPPEGAADRARSLTGDYQSLTVSESSWQRILGVMTRTYTVGATDDGYLTTTRLGEGTRRWVEVQPGVYQESGGDERPVFQFNEDGRGTHLFRGAFGPATYERVPWYESLAVLQGVLAVGVLAFVSVLLLWLGAPLWRRLRDRAGPSDSERLARGLLGVVSLLWLVVLVIFLLAWINFNAEVASPSLALQTGMILRYVALLGTAGAVVAAGFVWRDGYWNTPLRVHYTGATLLAILVAWQLYLLRVLPL from the coding sequence GTGCTGGTGCTCGTCGCCGTACTCGTGAGCACACCGGCCATCGCGACAGGCGCTACACAGCCTGTTCACTCGATCGACAGGGCCGCGGAGGTCCAGTCGAGCGATGTGTCCGACCGGGCCGAGCTCGAACGCTGGCTCGACGAGACGATGGCCGACCAACTCGAGCGGCACCGCGTCCCGGGTGCCTCTGTCGTCGTCGTCAAAGACGAAGAGGTGCTTCTCTCCAAGGGGTACGGCTACGCCGACCTCGAGTCCGGTCGGCAGGTCGACGCCAACGAGACCGTCTTCAGCATCGGCTCGACCGGCAAGCTCGTGACGTGGACGGCGGTGATGCAGGGTATCGAAGACGGGCGGCTGGAACGCGACAGCGACGTGAACGACTACCTGACCGACTCTGCCGTCTCCGTCCCTGACACGTATTCCGAGCCGATCACGCTCGCATACCTCGGCACCCACTCGGCGGGCTTCGAGGACTCGCTCGACGGGATGATCGTCGACGACCCCGTGGAGATCCGTCCGATCGAGGAGATTCTCGTCGAGCACCGGCCGGCCCGTGTCCGACCGCCGGACGAGTTCGTCGCCTACTCCAATTACGGGACGGCACTCGCCGGGCACGTCCTCGCCGAGCAGTCCGACACGACGTTCGTCGAGTACGTCGACGAGCGAATATTAACCCCTCTCGAGATGGACGACACCACGTACGCCCAGCCGCTCCCCGCCAACCTCGAATCGCGGCGCGCCATCGGGTACACGTACCAGGACGGAGACTACCAGGCTCACCAGCCGCTGGTCTGGACGCTGCCACCCGAGGGTGGTTCCTTCCAGACCACAGGCGCGGACATGAGCCGGTTTATGCTAGCCCATCTGAACGAGGGGTCGTACGACTCTGCACGCATCCTCGAGGCCGAGTCTGTCGAAGAGATGCACGGTCGTCAGTTCACGAAATCGCAAATCGACCCCGAACTCAACGGGATGGGCTATGGGTTCATCGAGATGGATCAAAACGGCGAGCGGATTGTCGGGCACTGGGGTGACATGCCCCGATTCAAGAGTCTACTCGCGCTCTTTCCCGACCGTGACGTCGGCCTGTTCGTCGTGTACAATGCACCAGGTGATGGCCCCGGTCGCTTCGAGCTCCTCGACGAGTTTACCGACCGGTACTACCCGAATTCGGACGAACCGGTCGTGGACCCCCCGGAAGGAGCCGCCGACAGAGCCCGATCACTGACCGGTGACTACCAATCGCTGACGGTCTCGGAGTCCTCCTGGCAGCGGATCCTCGGCGTGATGACTCGAACCTACACGGTTGGGGCAACCGACGACGGCTATCTCACGACTACTCGACTCGGTGAGGGGACGCGTCGGTGGGTCGAGGTCCAACCTGGCGTCTATCAAGAGAGTGGCGGTGACGAACGGCCCGTCTTCCAGTTCAACGAGGACGGCAGAGGGACGCATCTGTTCCGTGGGGCGTTCGGGCCGGCGACCTACGAGCGCGTCCCGTGGTATGAATCGCTGGCCGTCCTGCAGGGCGTGCTCGCCGTGGGAGTGCTGGCGTTCGTCTCGGTACTCCTGCTGTGGCTCGGTGCGCCGCTGTGGCGGCGGCTGCGTGACCGCGCTGGACCGAGCGACAGCGAGCGACTCGCTCGGGGGCTCCTCGGTGTCGTGAGTCTCCTGTGGCTGGTGGTGCTGGTCATCTTCCTGCTTGCCTGGATCAACTTCAACGCGGAGGTCGCCTCACCGTCACTCGCCCTCCAGACCGGGATGATACTCCGGTACGTCGCACTCCTCGGCACAGCCGGTGCCGTCGTCGCGGCGGGATTCGTCTGGCGTGACGGCTACTGGAATACGCCACTCAGAGTTCACTACACGGGAGCAACTCTCCTCGCGATCCTAGTGGCCTGGCAGCTGTATCTGCTCCGCGTCCTGCCCCTCTAG
- a CDS encoding ATP-binding protein, whose translation MVSITDLRADLGPVSPTKLGSFVKLERCDQYLAWEYLADDLFGDGRFDKSLLSPLYAETGTRFEEEQLTELLEQRLVHKSVGVPEEEPESATFDETWEDLSQSRSPWDTGIEDVLELIKEAQRHSDDYTIVCSQAHLSGQIGAWELAGKSDIIVIRSDSSGSSSEIVVDILEVKSSKERQTHHLVQAACYSILLRQATDRDEEISGTVSFEGRVVTRSNAITERGYSGLEEFELGPTETDIEMLLRDGGRLDQILFESTESGDADDVEKVDAWDMTNRMSRRCSGCDFHDVCYTRAVEEDGLELLGFPEGTQEDLHDEGVETLGDLGELVDYGKFTKRGKQHQYIYPNRRTSDQVRIRDEELFSSIRDDVGLKDLERYAIAADIFSTEGGRNRPSEANMIPDSGYNLPAGEPEDSPLPGFLVSYPNRSLIRVYLYVQEDTIRERISLLGGYVTNHQSGSKSARYVSAITDDLPGAIHSDAEHATVDDKDETERRLLRRFLRGGEDSDGLIDAIRQVAPNGVELGDEDTQFEVPGFVHIYLYSPTQRQSLTRAAKRHAEHGEEFEALRTLLGLRSEIGEQDIDQEMVSVLQEEFVSRHLLRFLGFGLIQTIEQFERPDPDFEAGPPDYRTDEGESLDFSWWHEVEGETSLPLNKFFGEHLFDSAVEFDLSQRVSFDLENGLKSVSEGENYSDQFPFAHRHTDTIPLEYLWAAFDVLDTDWIDPDAFDDEEDPQTLQEMIRHFRHTGDGNGPRINTQHLRALAEKMAEGVEHIEASISEWSKNSGTPKRPLPIDRLLELEFTGVELALTAKEYMDLEFGAKDRQLRREWRQSIPYRAREGRSVLFRCTSEPEVDDETHAIEGQLWIPGDDDAEYTESSISEGDWVVMTPVDDSQDPPVEVGVNRASDIARMPLVHIESISSDGSITVSAPWNGWDHWPSGGYDYLHSHHRYLPRSDVDLDTRRVFKNDYDRTRVVIDEDAAFILDPAHDDVVSYHCGRALQRSDSNHVLHWLNDLLTGARADLETDFCAADLIEGEPESFIESKFVEAESIDFEPNEPQRRFIRETGQQLVIVQGPPGTGKTSYTTSPAVLGRAYAFEKDDNPFTAAVSALSHDAVDELFEKVCTVAADCRDDDCFDKMKLVRVRPSSLPDEADPYDRRDDDQLVEHIAYHHEEGEGRLRHLYEQFVLEAEDDDPTQFVLFGPPTSIRGAVDKIAPLLLDVEDLDRQGDEDYDPSVWELIEEGDSDLFDLTVVDEASMMDLPLLFLVGAFAHEDGQLMLAGDHRQMQPIRTHDWESETRETIEDTVPFLSALDFVRFLKGDITEMEYIERQSPELDVGLGPKEQEEAVLPIYPLEDSFRLPQPVANLLTELFYEKDGIELGGLDDREPIPSIDTDNDLVREVANPDEWVSVVVHSGERDERSSDIERAITEAVLDEFDVVPPADEDLAGGKISAGVVVPFTAQRDKLQGTLDDVVQAQTVEKFQGGERDLILMSMVASDPGYVNQLSEFLLSPYRFNVAASRMKRKLIIVASEAVFQTSHPNADRYEDQLAWKRLYELTGALDESVSPAARGEAHDFDTELAENTTLELYHVDLPEK comes from the coding sequence ATGGTCTCGATTACAGATCTCAGGGCGGACCTCGGGCCAGTGAGCCCGACAAAGCTTGGATCATTTGTGAAATTAGAGCGGTGCGATCAATATCTCGCGTGGGAGTATCTGGCCGACGACCTGTTCGGGGACGGCCGATTCGATAAGTCGCTCCTCAGCCCCCTCTATGCAGAAACCGGGACTCGTTTCGAAGAGGAGCAATTAACGGAGTTGTTGGAGCAGCGACTGGTCCACAAATCGGTCGGCGTACCTGAAGAGGAACCCGAATCGGCCACGTTCGACGAAACATGGGAGGACCTGTCTCAATCGAGGTCTCCCTGGGATACCGGGATCGAGGACGTCCTCGAACTCATCAAGGAGGCGCAACGCCATTCGGACGATTATACGATTGTCTGTTCACAGGCGCACCTCTCCGGACAGATAGGCGCGTGGGAACTCGCCGGAAAGTCGGACATCATCGTCATCAGATCGGATTCCTCCGGCAGTTCGAGTGAGATCGTCGTCGACATCCTTGAGGTGAAGTCCTCCAAAGAGCGACAGACCCACCACCTCGTGCAGGCAGCTTGTTACAGCATCCTTCTGCGGCAGGCAACTGATCGAGATGAAGAGATCTCGGGGACCGTCTCTTTTGAGGGGCGTGTAGTTACTAGGTCGAATGCCATTACCGAGCGGGGATATAGCGGTTTGGAGGAGTTTGAACTCGGCCCAACGGAGACGGATATCGAGATGCTACTTCGAGATGGTGGTCGCCTCGATCAGATCCTCTTCGAGTCGACGGAAAGCGGTGATGCTGACGACGTCGAGAAGGTTGACGCATGGGACATGACGAACCGGATGTCCCGAAGGTGTTCCGGGTGCGACTTCCACGATGTCTGTTATACACGTGCCGTCGAAGAAGACGGCCTCGAACTACTTGGCTTTCCGGAAGGCACACAGGAAGATCTTCACGACGAAGGTGTCGAGACACTCGGTGACCTCGGAGAGTTAGTCGACTACGGGAAGTTCACAAAGAGAGGGAAACAACACCAGTACATCTATCCCAACCGGCGGACCTCGGATCAGGTCCGTATCCGGGACGAGGAACTGTTTTCCAGTATCCGTGATGACGTGGGACTCAAAGACTTGGAACGATACGCGATCGCTGCGGATATCTTCTCAACGGAAGGAGGGCGGAACCGTCCATCCGAAGCGAATATGATCCCGGACAGCGGATACAATCTCCCAGCTGGTGAGCCCGAAGACTCTCCACTCCCCGGTTTTCTGGTCTCGTATCCCAACCGATCGCTCATAAGGGTCTACTTGTACGTCCAGGAGGACACCATTCGTGAACGTATCTCGCTGTTAGGAGGATACGTCACGAATCACCAATCCGGCAGTAAGAGTGCTCGATACGTGTCGGCGATCACTGATGATCTTCCCGGGGCAATTCACAGCGACGCTGAACACGCCACGGTGGATGATAAGGACGAAACAGAGCGTAGACTCCTTCGGAGATTTCTCAGAGGCGGAGAGGACAGCGATGGGTTAATCGACGCGATCCGGCAGGTGGCGCCCAACGGTGTCGAATTGGGAGACGAGGATACACAATTTGAGGTCCCCGGGTTCGTCCATATTTACCTCTACAGTCCGACTCAACGGCAGTCGTTGACCCGTGCTGCGAAACGACATGCGGAGCACGGTGAGGAGTTCGAGGCGCTACGGACGCTCCTCGGACTGCGGTCTGAAATCGGTGAACAGGATATCGACCAGGAGATGGTTTCCGTGCTGCAGGAGGAGTTCGTCTCTCGTCACCTGTTACGGTTCCTCGGATTTGGACTAATCCAGACGATAGAGCAGTTCGAAAGGCCTGACCCCGACTTTGAAGCCGGACCTCCAGACTATCGAACCGACGAAGGCGAAAGTCTAGACTTTAGCTGGTGGCACGAGGTAGAGGGGGAAACATCCCTTCCACTCAACAAATTCTTCGGAGAGCATCTGTTCGACAGCGCGGTCGAGTTCGACCTGTCGCAGCGAGTCTCGTTCGACTTGGAGAACGGACTCAAGTCGGTCAGTGAGGGAGAGAATTACTCCGACCAGTTCCCCTTCGCCCACCGCCACACCGACACGATCCCACTGGAGTATCTCTGGGCAGCGTTCGACGTCCTCGATACGGACTGGATCGACCCGGACGCGTTCGACGACGAAGAGGACCCACAGACCCTTCAAGAGATGATCCGGCACTTCCGTCACACAGGCGATGGCAACGGACCGCGGATCAATACGCAGCATCTTCGCGCTCTGGCCGAAAAGATGGCCGAGGGAGTGGAACATATCGAGGCGTCGATCTCCGAGTGGTCGAAGAACTCGGGGACACCGAAACGCCCGCTACCCATCGACCGACTACTCGAACTCGAGTTCACCGGTGTTGAGTTGGCGCTTACTGCCAAGGAATACATGGACTTAGAGTTCGGGGCGAAGGACCGCCAACTCCGGCGAGAATGGAGGCAATCAATCCCGTATCGTGCACGCGAAGGGCGTTCGGTGCTCTTCCGGTGTACCAGTGAACCAGAGGTGGATGACGAGACACACGCGATCGAAGGTCAACTCTGGATACCCGGTGACGACGACGCCGAGTACACCGAAAGCAGTATTTCTGAGGGAGACTGGGTCGTAATGACCCCCGTTGACGACTCTCAGGATCCACCTGTCGAGGTGGGCGTGAACCGTGCCAGCGACATCGCACGGATGCCGCTCGTACATATCGAATCGATCAGTAGTGATGGTTCGATCACCGTCTCAGCTCCATGGAACGGCTGGGATCACTGGCCGAGCGGGGGATACGACTACCTCCACAGCCACCACCGCTACCTCCCCCGTTCGGACGTCGACCTGGACACACGGCGTGTGTTCAAGAACGATTATGATCGGACGCGTGTAGTGATCGACGAGGATGCCGCGTTCATTCTCGACCCTGCTCACGATGACGTCGTCAGCTACCATTGCGGCAGAGCCCTCCAGAGAAGCGATTCCAACCACGTTCTCCACTGGCTGAACGACCTTCTCACAGGAGCGCGAGCCGACCTCGAGACAGACTTCTGTGCCGCCGACCTCATCGAGGGAGAGCCTGAGAGTTTCATCGAGTCAAAATTTGTCGAGGCGGAGTCGATAGATTTCGAACCAAACGAGCCACAGCGGCGGTTCATTCGAGAGACCGGTCAACAACTCGTCATTGTCCAAGGGCCCCCAGGGACAGGCAAAACGAGCTACACCACCTCACCGGCCGTCTTGGGCCGCGCCTACGCGTTTGAAAAGGACGACAATCCATTCACGGCGGCCGTATCGGCGCTCTCGCACGATGCCGTTGACGAACTGTTCGAAAAAGTCTGCACAGTCGCCGCCGACTGCCGCGATGACGACTGTTTTGACAAGATGAAGCTCGTCCGCGTTCGGCCGAGCTCTCTTCCTGACGAGGCTGACCCATATGATCGACGCGACGATGATCAATTAGTGGAGCATATTGCGTATCATCACGAGGAAGGGGAGGGCCGCCTTCGCCATCTCTACGAGCAATTCGTCCTTGAGGCCGAAGACGATGATCCCACGCAGTTCGTCCTGTTCGGCCCGCCGACATCGATCCGAGGTGCAGTCGACAAGATCGCTCCGCTCCTGCTCGATGTCGAGGACCTCGATCGCCAGGGAGACGAAGACTACGACCCGAGCGTCTGGGAGTTGATCGAGGAGGGCGACAGCGATCTCTTCGATCTCACAGTCGTCGACGAGGCGAGTATGATGGATCTCCCCCTACTGTTCCTGGTGGGCGCGTTCGCGCACGAGGACGGTCAACTGATGCTCGCCGGCGATCACCGACAGATGCAACCGATCCGGACCCACGACTGGGAGTCGGAGACGCGCGAGACGATCGAGGACACGGTTCCGTTCCTTTCGGCGCTCGACTTCGTTCGGTTCTTGAAAGGGGACATCACTGAGATGGAGTACATTGAGCGGCAATCGCCGGAACTTGACGTTGGCCTTGGTCCGAAGGAGCAGGAGGAGGCAGTACTTCCTATCTATCCGCTTGAGGACTCCTTCCGACTTCCCCAACCCGTCGCCAACCTCCTCACAGAGTTGTTCTACGAAAAGGACGGCATCGAACTCGGCGGCCTCGACGACAGAGAACCGATCCCGTCCATCGACACCGACAACGATCTGGTTCGGGAAGTCGCCAATCCTGATGAATGGGTTTCGGTCGTCGTGCACTCCGGCGAACGCGATGAGCGGTCGAGCGACATTGAGCGTGCGATCACTGAAGCAGTACTCGACGAATTCGACGTTGTACCGCCCGCCGACGAGGATCTCGCTGGGGGTAAGATCTCCGCCGGTGTTGTAGTTCCCTTCACCGCCCAGCGAGACAAACTGCAGGGAACGCTCGACGACGTCGTTCAAGCTCAGACCGTCGAGAAGTTCCAGGGCGGAGAGCGAGACCTGATCCTGATGTCGATGGTCGCGAGCGATCCAGGGTACGTGAATCAGTTGAGCGAGTTCCTGCTCAGCCCGTACCGATTCAACGTCGCAGCGAGTCGTATGAAGCGAAAGCTGATCATCGTCGCATCCGAAGCAGTGTTCCAAACGTCACACCCGAACGCGGACCGGTATGAGGATCAACTGGCCTGGAAGCGGTTATACGAACTCACGGGGGCACTCGATGAGTCGGTCTCGCCAGCAGCACGTGGAGAGGCACACGACTTCGACACCGAGTTAGCAGAGAACACGACACTGGAGTTATATCACGTAGATCTCCCTGAAAAATAA
- a CDS encoding PD-(D/E)XK nuclease family protein, whose product MPDFAREVLAGHDEPVAVDEEGIDDAIEVAAQTAVSARTRIDEVLAGVDGDVLARYDEYRLDVEIDGGERGVDRVDLGGEIDHFAVTDNTYHVFDYKTDRAGSQDADEFIEARMAHHEPHLLAYAGALQAADPTQDVVVRLVFTDLDCRVATMEEADDAVARLLDMLSTNLREQRAE is encoded by the coding sequence GTGCCCGACTTCGCGCGAGAAGTCCTCGCTGGACACGACGAACCGGTGGCCGTCGACGAGGAGGGCATCGACGACGCGATCGAAGTTGCTGCGCAGACTGCCGTCTCGGCTCGGACACGAATCGACGAGGTGCTCGCGGGAGTCGACGGGGATGTCCTCGCCCGATACGACGAGTACCGACTCGACGTGGAGATCGACGGCGGCGAACGCGGTGTCGACCGCGTCGATCTCGGTGGCGAGATCGACCACTTCGCCGTCACCGACAACACCTACCACGTGTTCGATTACAAGACTGACCGCGCCGGATCCCAAGACGCCGACGAATTTATCGAGGCCCGGATGGCTCACCACGAGCCACACCTACTCGCCTACGCTGGGGCGCTGCAGGCCGCTGATCCGACCCAAGACGTGGTTGTCCGGCTAGTGTTCACCGATCTCGACTGTCGCGTCGCGACGATGGAGGAGGCAGACGACGCAGTTGCTCGGCTCCTCGATATGCTCAGCACGAACCTGCGAGAACAGCGGGCAGAGTGA
- a CDS encoding CPBP family intramembrane glutamic endopeptidase has translation MTQQRIRDVVDAHPVATFFVLAYAFSWIGWFPAVIGMAEPIRTLSFVAGGFGPALAGAVVTWLDGESVREWARQIVRWRVPARWYLAAFLLPLVVVGLASVAIVFFSVNVDLAVLPGRVALVLGSYVFVALIGGGNEEPGWRGFALPRLEAQYAPIPATLILGVVWAFWHLPQLVADPNTVYSFAWLVDEIPGIALRVVNIVGFAFLLTWIYNGTESVLLALLLHAGINTANSTLVPLPVESITGENFMTVLIAVDIAVWVVAIVLIIATRGRLGYDTHRSSASRQAPR, from the coding sequence ATGACCCAGCAGAGGATTCGGGATGTAGTGGACGCTCACCCCGTTGCAACGTTCTTCGTCCTGGCGTACGCGTTCTCCTGGATTGGGTGGTTCCCGGCCGTCATTGGGATGGCGGAACCGATTCGGACGCTCAGTTTCGTCGCCGGGGGGTTCGGCCCGGCTCTCGCCGGTGCGGTGGTGACGTGGCTTGACGGCGAGTCCGTCCGTGAGTGGGCTCGACAGATCGTTCGCTGGCGTGTTCCAGCGCGGTGGTACCTCGCTGCGTTCCTCCTCCCGCTGGTCGTCGTCGGCCTGGCGAGCGTGGCTATCGTCTTCTTCAGCGTCAACGTCGACCTTGCGGTGCTGCCCGGACGGGTCGCCCTCGTTCTGGGGTCGTACGTCTTCGTCGCGCTGATCGGCGGAGGAAACGAGGAACCAGGTTGGCGAGGGTTCGCTCTCCCGAGGCTCGAGGCGCAATACGCTCCAATCCCGGCCACACTCATTCTAGGTGTGGTCTGGGCGTTCTGGCACCTTCCCCAGCTGGTCGCGGACCCGAACACCGTCTACAGCTTCGCGTGGCTCGTCGACGAGATCCCCGGAATCGCCCTTCGCGTCGTCAACATCGTGGGATTCGCGTTCCTCCTGACGTGGATCTACAACGGAACGGAGAGTGTTCTGCTCGCGTTGCTTCTGCACGCGGGTATCAACACGGCCAACAGCACCCTCGTCCCGCTTCCGGTCGAATCGATCACTGGCGAGAACTTCATGACGGTACTGATCGCCGTCGACATTGCAGTCTGGGTCGTTGCCATCGTGCTTATCATCGCGACCCGTGGACGGCTGGGCTACGATACTCACCGGAGCAGTGCCAGTCGACAAGCACCCCGCTAA
- a CDS encoding DUF998 domain-containing protein gives MTQFETGERTTLSIRGVTLASLQLAGLSFLVLAAGFMTVIMLAAAMVPGYDFGGAAISDLGILPETAVIFNASLVLVGLLNLAGGYLFYRTHGKRWLLTVYTLAGLGAVGAGLFPLDTGGLHGLFALLAFLFFNVQALGTATILDGAMWALAVIAGSVGLVFVVLMALGDAGNAAAFGPIGHGGTERMIVYPVMLWLVAFGGYLLAKGEGTEIPGRHSA, from the coding sequence ATGACACAGTTCGAAACCGGCGAGCGAACGACCCTCTCGATCCGGGGCGTGACGCTCGCGAGTCTGCAACTTGCTGGCCTGTCCTTCCTCGTCCTCGCGGCCGGGTTCATGACGGTCATCATGCTCGCAGCTGCGATGGTCCCCGGCTACGACTTCGGCGGCGCGGCCATCAGTGACCTCGGCATACTCCCCGAGACGGCGGTCATATTCAACGCGTCGCTGGTGCTCGTCGGCCTGTTGAACCTCGCAGGCGGATACCTGTTCTACCGCACCCACGGGAAGCGCTGGCTCTTGACCGTCTACACGCTCGCTGGCCTCGGCGCCGTCGGCGCCGGCCTCTTTCCGCTCGACACTGGCGGCCTCCACGGGTTGTTCGCGCTACTGGCGTTCCTGTTCTTCAACGTCCAGGCGCTCGGGACGGCCACTATACTCGATGGGGCGATGTGGGCCCTCGCAGTAATCGCGGGCAGCGTGGGTCTCGTCTTCGTCGTGCTGATGGCGCTCGGCGACGCCGGCAACGCGGCGGCGTTCGGGCCGATCGGCCACGGCGGCACCGAACGAATGATCGTCTACCCCGTGATGCTCTGGCTGGTCGCCTTCGGCGGCTACCTGCTCGCAAAAGGCGAGGGGACGGAAATTCCTGGTCGACACTCTGCGTGA